From Schizosaccharomyces pombe strain 972h- genome assembly, chromosome: II, the proteins below share one genomic window:
- the meu6 gene encoding pleckstrin homology domain protein Meu6 — protein MSYEGREERPEQIAEPTFENVSEHNEHDSGSAEAQVETLEVPLSNETDNDDATENAVPAEVQAPEEPKEPETVDNIDPADDDPNSVAAPKVEEKKSKKKAKDEKPLTYTTGGYLYCRSNGLIPHVMKRYFYMLEGPMSMDLLDHYYKKHFHGTLQGNPTEPSLASEQMHDSDADSLFQSANDHLNRIAKATQDCRGLLFYSKSQSTSVPSGIINLTDAVSIEPGTGNKFTINFNNGKSETLEALDPESKNTWITDLKNAIAKKKETKDKIKELRAYNDTLKRLGKLAARSGPSASETFRYFLPMLSNGRDAKKSSSKSHGGKQNNSVAKDGLFDFFQNMIKGKTPQNDTASPIDNETSADPVDTTVEAQSVEVPENETNQIPTTEEHFPATTEEVAPASEEKPATGPAEESTSTQNVEQASTQNDNGTPIGQIADAIEEDVKGTAQSVEQAFIEETDIALPDIALPDVATPTADDQDPSTAATNEESVVSNEDRTSKKAGKKHHRHHKKKKGGNKRVFGFKLHKYAKPTKSVKTLQADPSLEFAKAGFEIFPSNLSKKLSGLVQKKVHKKFDKDGRLKEISQFSKTTIKPETPLTPTTTPTPRTAAQEDPAEETTDALASAEGENNQMPQVLETEAAPSIASEGRSITVNA, from the exons ATGTCTTATGAGGGCCGTGAAGAACGACCTGAGCAGATTGCTGAACCTACTTTCGAAAATGTGTCGGAACACAATGAACATGATTCGGGATCTGCTGAGGCCCAGGTGGAGACACTGGAGGTGCCATTGAGCAACGAAACCGACAATGATGATGCCACTGAAAACGCTGTTCCTGCAGAAGTACAAGCACCTGAGGAACCCAAGGAGCCTGAAACAGTCGACAATATCGATCCTGCAGATGATGATCCAAACAGCGTGGCAGCTCCCAAggttgaagaaaaaaaatccaagaAGAAAGCCAAGGATGAAAAACCATTGACCTACACCACTGGTGGGTATTTATACTGTCGATCCAACGGACTTATTCC TCATGTCATGAAAAGGTATTTTTATATGCTAGAAGGCCCTATGTCTATGGATTTATTAGACcattattataaaaaacacTTCCATGGTACTTTGCAAGGTAACCCAACGGAACCTTCCTTAGCTTCTGAGCAAATGCACGACTCTGATGCTGATTCCCTCTTCCAGTCTGCTAATGATCACCTTAACCGTATCGCTAAAGCTACTCAAGACTGCCGTGGTTTACTCTTTTACTCCAAATCTCAATCAACTAGTGTCCCAAGCGGAATCATTAATTTG ACTGATGCAGTATCCATAGAACCCGGTACTGGAAACAAATTCACCATCAATTTTAACAATGGTAAATCAGAAACACTTGAAGCCCTAGACCcagaaagtaaaaatacatGGATTACTGATCTCAAAAATGCCATTGctaagaaaaaggaaaccaaagataaaattaaagagcTTCGTGCTTACAATGACACGCTTAAAAGACTCGGCAAGTTAGCAGCTCGTTCAGGTCCTTCAGCAAGTGAAACATTTCGTTATTTCCTTCCAATGCTTTCTAACGGACGGGACGCGAAAAAGTCATCTAGTAAATCTCATGGcggaaaacaaaacaattctGTTGCCAAAGACGGTctttttgacttttttcaaaacatgATTAAGGGGAAAACTCCGCAAAACGATACGGCTAGTCCCATTGATAATGAAACGTCAGCTGACCCGGTTGATACTACTGTTGAAGCACAATCAGTCGAAGTTCCTGAGAATGAAACTAACCAAATTCCCACCACTGAAGAACATTTTCCTGCTACTACGGAAGAAGTGGCTCCCGCATCAGAAGAAAAACCAGCCACAGGTCCGGCAGAAGAATCAACATCAACTCAAAATGTTGAGCAAGCTTCTACTCAAAATGATAACGGAACCCCCATCGGTCAAATAGCAGACGCCattgaagaagatgttAAAGGTACAGCCCAATCAGTTGAACAAGCTTTCATAGAAGAGACTGATATTGCACTTCCTGATATAGCACTTCCCGATGTTGCGACCCCTACTGCAGACGATCAAGACCCTTCCACTGCAGCTACTAATGAAGAGAGTGTTGTCAGCAATGAAGATAGAACGTCTAAGAAAGCCGGAAAAAAGCATCATCGGCATcataagaagaaaaaaggagGCAACAAGAGAGTATTCGGCTTTAAGCTTCACAAGTATGCTAAACCTACCAAAAGTGTTAAAACTTTACAGGCAGATCCTTCCCTTGAATTTGCTAAGGCAGGATTTGAGATATTTCCTTCCAACCTTTCAAAGAAGCTCTCAGGTTTGgtgcaaaaaaaagtgcaTAAGAAGTTTGATAAAGACGGGAGactaaaagaaatttccCAGTTCTCAAAAACCACAATAAAACCGGAAACTCCCTTAACTCCTACAACAACTCCAACGCCTCGAACAGCTGCACAAGAAGACCCAGCTGAAGAAACAACTGATGCCCTCGCCTCAGCAGAAGGAGAAAACAATCAGATGCCCCAGGTGCTCGAAACAGAAGCAGCTCCTTCTATAGCTTCTGAAGGACGGTCCATTACCGTTAACGCTTAA
- the clr4 gene encoding histone lysine H3-K9 methyltransferase (Suv39) Clr4, which produces MSPKQEEYEVERIVDEKLDRNGAVKLYRIRWLNYSSRSDTWEPPENLSGCSAVLAEWKRRKRRLKGSNSDSDSPHHASNPHPNSRQKHQHQTSKSVPRSQRFSRELNVKKENKKVFSSQTTKRQSRKQSTALTTNDTSIILDDSLHTNSKKLGKTRNEVKEESQKRELVSNSIKEATSPKTSSILTKPRNPSKLDSYTHLSFYEKRELFRKKLREIEGPEVTLVNEVDDEPCPSLDFQFISQYRLTQGVIPPDPNFQSGCNCSSLGGCDLNNPSRCECLDDLDEPTHFAYDAQGRVRADTGAVIYECNSFCSCSMECPNRVVQRGRTLPLEIFKTKEKGWGVRSLRFAPAGTFITCYLGEVITSAEAAKRDKNYDDDGITYLFDLDMFDDASEYTVDAQNYGDVSRFFNHSCSPNIAIYSAVRNHGFRTIYDLAFFAIKDIQPLEELTFDYAGAKDFSPVQSQKSQQNRISKLRRQCKCGSANCRGWLFG; this is translated from the coding sequence ATGTCGCCTAAACAAGAGGAGTATGAAGTTGAAAGGATTGTGGACGAAAAATTGGATCGTAATGGAGCTGTCAAACTATATCGCATTCGATGGTTGAACTATTCATCTAGAAGTGATACTTGGGAGCCCCCTGAGAACCTTTCTGGATGTTCTGCCGTTTTAGCAGAATGGAAAAGGCGGAAGAGGAGACTAAAGGGAAGTAACTCCGACTCGGATTCACCGCACCATGCGAGCAATCCACATCCAAACAGTAGACAAAAGCACCAACATCAAACTTCAAAGTCAGTGCCTCGTTCTCAAAGATTTTCGCGGGAATTGAAtgtaaaaaaggaaaataaaaaggttttttcttctcaaACTACCAAGAGACAATCTCGAAAACAATCCACCGCTCTGACGACGAATGATACTAGTATCATTTTAGACGATAGTCTTCATACAAATTCAAAGAAGCTGGGGAAGACGAGAAATGAAGTGAAGGAGGAATCTCAAAAAAGAGAACTAGTTTCCAATTCTATTAAAGAAGCTACATCCCCCAAAACATCTTCAATTCTCACAAAACCGCGAAACCCTTCCAAACTTGACTCTTATACCCATCTAAGTTTTTACGAAAAGAGAGAGCTATTTCGTAAGAAACTGCGGGAAATTGAAGGACCCGAAGTAACGCTTGTCAATGAAGTTGACGATGAACCCTGTCCATCTTTAGATTTTCAATTCATTAGCCAGTACCGCTTAACACAAGGTGTTATCCCGCCTGatccaaattttcaatctgGATGCAATTGCTCGTCCCTTGGCGGTTGTGACCTTAACAATCCTTCTCGTTGTGAGTGTTTAGATGATTTGGATGAGCCAACTCATTTTGCCTATGATGCACAGGGGCGGGTCCGTGCAGATACGGGTGCCGTTATATATGAATGCAACTCTTTTTGTTCTTGTTCAATGGAGTGTCCTAATCGCGTTGTTCAACGTGGTAGAACTCTTCCGcttgaaatatttaaaacaaaagaaaaaggatgGGGTGTACGTTCGCTTCGATTTGCCCCTGCTGGCACGTTTATCACTTGCTATTTAGGAGAAGTCATAACTTCAGCAGAGGCCGCCAAGCGTGACAAAAATTATGACGACGACGGTATTAcctatttatttgatttagaCATGTTTGATGATGCTAGCGAGTATACAGTGGATGCTCAGAACTATGGAGATGTCTCTCGTTTTTTTAACCACTCCTGTTCACCTAATATAGCTATTTATTCTGCTGTTCGGAACCATGGATTTCGAACCATTTATGATCTCGCTTTTTTTGCCATCAAAGACATTCAGCCTCTAGAGGAGCTTACATTTGATTACGCTGGTGCAAAAGATTTCTCACCTGTTCAATCTCAAAAATCTCAGCAAAATagaatttcaaaacttcGCCGGCAGTGCAAATGTGGTTCCGCTAATTGTCGTGGCTGGCTTTTCGGTTAA
- a CDS encoding uncharacterized protein (Schizosaccharomyces pombe specific protein) translates to MKRKSSHYNDAHASHINEDIEESYKDLYNNLSPSSTILLLLYARWFPATLIHFLDKYYTSTPILIDMIHKQCIYNPPKGSLHVQLEYYLAFLNRMALIFDRFPDLFPTEISKVKFFTKDFSKKDKLTALDTYRSFPGSTWKTIVTFATQEVFYLPEGLEPLKRDFSSMDKLKLIGKITYKLRLKGDTALKFAYLHAPSDVRDKVFDDAFWQEIITPKASLEQQSNNIPTGIQDSSKYTVNGPTERDNKSMKSFVRSFFTSTDSSVADTTIIPSMTQQFDKDPSTLVQSSIDKEIQVKEDGTTSSVAVNAETAVQNVNGTIKESQGTESISFASKNNSAPSADANNGNMTKLVSKEKAFLNTVTTPNADLIISEEDELTEMTLRTANGSEPTKKSNRSEQSKTVANTNVGSKNGTTPRSFAQKSSKRIKPTEGSANLNTVTELTGIGSRIAMNGSSVKASNISTEKSKTIAKPKPAKELSPQATLNSPIQSAEAGNVELKLHPQTPDRIVKVERKVHSLNMTLRSPKAGSAGKENSWRSKYLSEGKNSKAKYTAKQPSYDRAGSSLASPTKSSASPLVKAPKETPERLCTENQSTENEDQANLKESELPKEKSDIQPKNSRSTIEYIETSTRVYEMPKDTIPSRFKTSISTEVHDGRLKKYPYYHVKTPEKGTTVVSRTVTSPKSGAYASPSKASYNQDSSPNASLEQCFVQRSPSKMLTTLRNNSSTFPSLRKNAMIARKSTADSLSSPKRQSVPSTPKASLSPRVHKSMTYSPSEASPLYANKSPKSSTMVPLMKYKSGLNEGMRTSSIYSSTSSPYIRDQYFLNRMLTNGSHNGSPSWRDGLL, encoded by the coding sequence atgaaaagaaaatcttcACATTATAATGATGCGCATGCATCTCATATAAATGAAGATATCGAGGAATCTTACAAGGATTTGTACAACAATTTAAGCCCAAGCTCGACTATTTTGCTGCTTTTGTATGCGCGATGGTTCCCTGCAACACTGATACATTTCTTGGACAAATACTACACTTCTACGCCCATATTGATTGATATGATTCACAAGCAATGCATTTATAACCCTCCGAAAGGCTCGCTACATGTACAACTTGAATATTACCTCGCTTTCCTGAATAGAATGGCTCTCATCTTTGACAGATTTCCTGATCTGTTTCCCACTGAAATTTCCaaagttaaattttttacaaaggaTTTCTCCAAGAAGGATAAATTAACTGCTTTGGATACCTATAGGTCGTTCCCGGGTTCTACTTGGAAAACGATCGTGACTTTTGCTACACAAGAAGTTTTCTATCTGCCGGAAGGACTGGAGCCTTTAAAAAgagatttttcttctatgGATAAGCTTAAATTGATTGGAAAAATCACATATAAACTTAGGTTGAAGGGGGATACAGCCCTGAAATTTGCCTATCTTCACGCTCCCTCTGACGTAAGAGACAAGGTTTTCGACGATGCGTTTTGGCAAGAGATTATAACTCCCAAAGCCTCCTTGGAACAGCAATCAAATAATATTCCTACGGGAATCCAGGATTCGAGCAAGTATACTGTTAACGGACCTACGGAAAGAGACAACAAGTCTATGAAATCGTTTGTACGATCGTTCTTTACGTCGACGGATTCATCTGTTGCTGATACTACAATTATTCCGTCAATGACTCAACAGTTTGACAAAGATCCATCGACTCTCGTCCAAAGCAGTATTGATAAAGAAATTCAGGTAAAAGAAGACGGTACTACCTCTTCCGTTGCCGTTAATGCTGAAACAGCGGTTCAGAACGTAAACGGAACCATCAAGGAATCACAAGGCACTGAATCCATTTCGTTTGCTTCGAAAAACAATTCCGCACCTTCGGCAGATGCCAACAACGGTAATATGACAAAGTTAGTATCAAAGGAAAAAGCTTTCCTCAATACCGTTACTACCCCAAATGCTGATTTGATTATTTCCGAGGAAGATGAGCTAACGGAAATGACTCTCCGTACTGCTAACGGCTCCGAACCTACCAAGAAATCTAATAGAAGTGAGCAGAGTAAAACTGTTGCCAATACCAATGTTGGTAGTAAGAACGGCACTACTCCCCGTTCTTTTGCTCAGAAATCATCTAAAAGGATTAAACCGACAGAAGGCTCGGCTAACCTTAATACTGTTACCGAGTTGACAGGAATTGGCTCACGAATTGCGATGAATGGTAGCTCCGTTAAGGCGTCTAATATCTCGACTGAAAAGAGCAAAACGATTGCGAAGCCAAAACCAGCTAAAGAGTTATCCCCCCAAGCGACATTAAATAGTCCAATACAATCGGCAGAAGCAGGGAATGTTGAATTGAAACTACATCCCCAAACTCCTGACAGGATAGTAAAAGTAGAAAGGAAGGTACATTCTCTCAATATGACATTGAGATCACCGAAAGCTGGTAGTGCAGGTAAGGAAAACAGTTGGAGATCGAAATATTTAAGCGAAGGGAAAAATTCGAAAGCCAAATACACGGCCAAACAGCCAAGTTATGACCGAGCTGGTTCGTCTCTCGCTTCCCCTACCAAATCCTCAGCTTCTCCATTAGTAAAAGCACCAAAAGAGACACCTGAAAGACTTTGTACCGAAAATCAATCAACCGAGAATGAAGACCAAGCCAACCTTAAAGAATCCGAATTGCCAAAGGAGAAGAGTGACATACAACCCAAAAATTCCAGAAGTACTATCGAGTACATTGAAACAAGTACCCGTGTTTATGAGATGCCAAAAGATACTATTCCTAGTCGTTTCAAGACAAGTATCAGCACTGAAGTACACGATGGTAGATTGAAAAAGTATCCATATTATCATGTAAAAACGCCCGAAAAAGGTACTACCGTTGTTAGTCGCACAGTAACCTCACCCAAAAGTGGTGCGTACGCGTCACCGTCCAAGGCTTCATACAATCAGGATTCTTCTCCAAATGCATCTTTGGAGCAATGCTTTGTTCAGAGAAGTCCAAGTAAAATGCTAACTACATTAAGAAACAATTCCTCAACTTTTCCTAGTCTTCGTAAAAACGCGATGATTGCCCGGAAGAGTACTGCTGATTCTCTTAGCTCTCCGAAACGTCAAAGTGTACCTTCGACACCGAAAGCTTCTTTGTCACCTCGCGTCCACAAATCTATGACATATTCTCCTAGCGAAGCTTCTCCATTGTACGCAAACAAGTCACCGAAATCGTCAACTATGGTTCCACTTATGAAGTACAAATCGGGTCTCAATGAAGGAATGCGGACTAGTAGTATCTACTCAAGTACTTCTTCACCTTACATTCGCGACCAATATTTCTTAAATCGCATGTTGACGAATGGGTCGCACAATGGCTCTCCTTCTTGGAGGGATGGCTTACTTTGA
- the met17 gene encoding homocysteine synthase Met17, with amino-acid sequence MPVESEHFETLQLHAGQEPDAATSSRAVPIYATTSYVFRDCDHGGRLFGLQEPGYIYSRMMNPTADVFEKRIAALEHGAAAIATSSGTSALFMALTTLAKAGDNIVSTSYLYGGTYNLFKVTLPRLGITTKFVNGDDPNDLAAQIDENTKAVYVESIGNPMYNVPDFERIAEVAHAAGVPLMVDNTFGGGGYLVRPIDHGADIVTHSATKWIGGHGTTIGGVIVDSGKFDWKKNSKRFPEFNEPHPGYHGMVFTETFGNLAYAFACRTQTLRDVGGNANPFGVFLLLQGLETLSLRMERHVQNAFALAKYLEKHPKVNWVSYPGLESHVSHKLAKKYLKNGYGAVLSFGAKGGPDQSRKVVNALKLASQLANVGDAKTLVIAPAYTTHLQLTDEEQISAGVTKDLIRVAVGIEHIDDIIADFAQALEVA; translated from the coding sequence ATGCCAGTCGAGAGTGAACATTTCGAAACTTTACAATTACATGCTGGCCAAGAGCCTGATGCTGCTACCAGCTCTCGTGCCGTTCCCATCTACGCTACTACTTCCTATGTTTTCCGTGATTGCGACCATGGCGGCCGCTTGTTCGGATTACAGGAACCAGGTTACATCTACTCGCGTATGATGAATCCCACCGCCGACGTTTTTGAGAAACGTATTGCCGCCTTGGAGCATGGCGCTGCTGCAATCGCTACTAGTTCCGGTACTTCCGCTCTCTTCATGGCTTTGACCACGTTGGCTAAGGCCGGTGATAACATTGTCTCCACTTCTTACCTTTATGGTGGTACTTACAACCTCTTCAAGGTTACCCTGCCTAGATTGGGAATTACTACCAAGTTTGTCAATGGTGATGATCCTAATGATCTTGCAGCTCAGATTGATGAAAACACAAAGGCTGTTTACGTTGAGTCCATCGGCAATCCCATGTACAACGTTCCCGATTTTGAGCGTATCGCTGAGGTTGCTCATGCCGCTGGTGTGCCTTTAATGGTCGATAACACTTTTGGCGGCGGTGGTTATTTGGTTCGTCCCATTGACCACGGTGCCGATATCGTTACCCACTCTGCCACTAAGTGGATCGGTGGTCATGGCACTACTATTGGCGGTGTGATTGTTGATAGTGGTAAGTTTGACTGGAAGAAGAACAGCAAGCGTTTCCCTGAATTCAACGAGCCTCATCCCGGTTACCATGGCATGGTCTTTACTGAAACTTTTGGTAACTTGGCATATGCTTTTGCTTGCCGTACTCAAACTCTCCGTGATGTTGGTGGCAATGCCAATCCATTCGGTGtctttttgcttcttcAAGGTCTTGAAACGCTTTCTCTTCGTATGGAGCGTCACGTTCAAAATGCATTTGCTCTTgcaaaatatttggaaaagcaCCCCAAGGTTAACTGGGTTTCTTACCCTGGTCTTGAATCTCACGTCTCTCACAAACTTGCCAAGAAGTACTTGAAAAATGGTTACGGCGCCGTTCTCAGCTTTGGCGCTAAAGGTGGCCCTGATCAAAGTCGTAAGGTAGTCAATGCCTTAAAGCTTGCTAGTCAGTTGGCCAATGTTGGTGATGCCAAAACTTTGGTTATCGCTCCTGCCTATACCACTCATTTACAATTAACTGATGAGGAGCAAATTTCTGCCGGTGTCACTAAGGATCTTATTCGTGTGGCCGTCGGTATTGAGCACATCGATGATATTATCGCCGACTTTGCTCAAGCTTTGGAAGTTGCCTAA
- a CDS encoding peptidyl-prolyl cis-trans isomerase E, whose product MERRKATVHVGNLAPSVTESLLYNAFIPFGEIISVALHRKEKAVDRSYAFVEFDEPEDAKEAMENMNYSILCDRCIRVSPANFALSAEETAVPDIAMLHPESADFQTFKSTSTPTS is encoded by the exons gTAACTTGGCTCCATCTGTAACAGAATCTCTTTTATACAATGCTTTCATTCCGTTTGGAGAGATTATCTCAGTTGCATTACAtcgtaaagaaaaag CTGTGGACCGTTCCTACGCGTTTGTAGAATTTGATGAACCAGAAGACGCTAAAGAAGCTATGGAAAATATGAACTATTCTATTCTCTGTGATCGTTGTATCAGAGTATCGCCTGCAAATTTTGCGTTATCAGCTGAAGAGACAGCAGTTCCAGATATAG CAATGTTGCATCCTGAGTCAGCGGATTTTCAAACTTTCAAATCGACTTCTACTCCTACCTCTTAA